The segment AGGGAAAGTTTACCAGCAGAGGTGTGAGAAATGTTTTGATCTGGATAATTAATGACAAATCATTCTGTAACGTGGTTGTTATACTAGAGACCGAATTTGTTCGAACAAGAAATCACGACAATTTTCCAACAAAAGATCGAGTTCAAGCATCACATCGTGTCCTCTAAATTTCATTTACCGTACAAATTAGCAACAATTGAGGGGGTTACCAAAGATCGACTTCAGCGTTCGTTAGATGAATTCAAATTCTGTCCAATCGATCGCGCACTAATTAGCCGGAAAATTGTCAGTCGGAAGCACGGGAAATATTTGGGTGTTACCGGACAGTTCTAAATTAGTATTATTTCCCCCAATATTAGTGTCGTAGATTCaataaaaatgttgtttttagGACATACTAAAGAGGGAGATGCTTTTGCAGAATAGCAAGCTGTccaagacttttttttttttttagaaaaaaaaggaaatattcattttgGTCAGCaaattcttttatattttatgcATTGATTTGGGAAATTACATGAcaactttaaaaagaaaatggaatttATAGTACTGTACTGAGTATTCATTCATGATGAAATTTAATGTTGACAAGCAGTGTTGATAGAATATAATTTACTGTTGTTCACTGTTCTCTGTTGGGGTTATATTCAGTCTAGACGTCGATGATTCGTGAGATGATGAGATATTTTTTGTGCGGAAAAGATTCTCTACGTTTAGAGAACTAAGGTGattggaataatcaaatttgacGAATTCTAGGATTTACATTATGCAATTACTGTGTTAACCCCCCGGAAATTTCATGATCTGGTTTTGAAACCAATTTATCTTagatgaaatttattttacataaaatattttcatgatttttaactATAATTTGATAAGAATCCTCCTTTGTGAGAGCACTGCGATTCGTTAGATTTTGGTTTAGATTgactaaatatatcatatacattttagtaTCATGTGTCCCTTCTTAAATTAGCgtgtaaaatttagaaaattttaaaactaattttctttaaattttcataatcacgaaaatttcaACACTTCCTCCATAGTTACAAGAAGCTGTAATAGTGTTCtattaataaaaaaatgtttagaatttAACTGATTCAATATTGATATGGAAAACCTTTTATAAcatatcaaatttgataaaTTAGAAGTATAGTCGATACCCGTGTTCTACTGTGGGAGAAATTATTCTTTAGTTTATACAAATGTTGACGAATCAATTCATGTTTACCAGAAttccatattttgtttatttatagtcattttgtttcttCGTTGTTTGGTGTTTtgtggttttgtttttgtttgcttttcttcttcttcattctTTGCAGTCAATATCTAATTCTTTCTTCTTACAGTATTGTTCATCGTGAATGTGAAATTGTTTAGTACGGAAAAGGGGCGTTTCTAAGTTGTGAGACTTTGTGGTAAATGCCattgtacataatatacaaatgtatgacAGAATATCAGACTCGCCAGTTTGTATGTTTTTGTAGAATAACTAAATGGTTTGATTTTTAAGATACCATGCTTATCTTCTCCTGTGGgtcgtttttaaaaaaaatatctattcAATGATATGACTATTCACTTTTACATTCCATAATTGTATCGCTTTTCACTAATTGATTTTACCGAATGTCaattagtaatacatgtatctataccACGAGTAGGTTATAGATAACACTAACAGGTAATAAATAGTTAACAAGTAAATTTAGCAAGATACATATATCATTAGAACAGAAACTATATATATTGagcagtggtggatccagaaatttttcaAACGGAATGGGGTCCGATCCAAGATGTATTTTGTTTCGCCCAAGGGGAAGCCGACCCCAAAACAACCTTTTTGTGAAATATGTTCAACTTGATAAGTTACAATCCCCGTACCTTCCCTCTAGACTTACTCTTGTAAGTATACGTACTTTTTGACTTAGGTTAATACAGTACCCCTATTTAGCCCATCTTAGGCATAGTGAAGTTTATCCGTCCTTTATCGTCATGGTAGACTttacttctcaagaaccatgcaaccaattttaaccaaactttcGAAAGGGAAATAGTCAGAATGGGGCCTCAATATCCTATAAAAGTTTTGTACAGAAATGAATAGGAAAGAAAACTCTTTCAGATACACATTCAAGTGCATGTAATGCATATTAGGTTTGTTCGAATCATGACCTCCGGGGTCATGTTGGGGTTCAATAGGTTAAACGTAGAAAAGATATTTATAAATCGTCTTCTCCAGACTCACAAGGATAAAACGTGTTGGATTGAATTGAAAGAAGTAGATTGAATTTAGCAACCACTTTTAACCGgtgaaataaattttcattggATAACGGCATAACCTTTTATAAATAAAGGAAGTAAATGAGCGAAGGATCTAGTTTGGAATTTCCTTATGAAGATTCACAAATACTTTTTTTGTGCGCGGGGGAAAAACAAGCATGGACATCGTGATTGTGTACGACACTGTTTTCATTAAAGTTGACATGCTTTAGAAGGATTTACTTTGagggtttttaaatttttagcATATCCCATTAACAATATCGATAGTTTTGGACATAGGATAATAATTGCTGTCGTTAGATTTTCTCCTCCTCTCTATGCGCCTTACGTGAAAGTTGCTCATTAATCAGCAACACTCTGAGTCACGTGAGTAAATTAAGGTGGCATTTATCAACTCGCTCggaaaatagatatataaacgGGGAAATCGTTCAATATATTTCTAACACGATCCAATCCATTTGAGTAATTTCAAAGAAAGTTTTAACGTTAATAATCCGAAATAAAGAAcacattttatgaaattaaaattttaaaaattccctcTAATTCACATCTAAACAGATCCCTACAAAATCAACGTgacaatttatcaaataaatatgcAGGCATCCTCTAACAATTTAAACCGTGAGCTCTGGGATAACACAAGGTTACAATTATAGACTTGATTTTTAAATATCTTCGTGCCGTGGAtattcgagtttgttcaaataatgtcCCGTGGCCCTACGCATAGCTAACCACAATAGAACTGTAATACATTGCATAGAGTATACAGTTTCTATATatagttttttaaaattcttcctTTCAAGAATCATAGGAGTATAGTTAGTCTATTTAACATGGAAGTGACCTCGGCTACTGTAAATGCAATTTACTTTATTCTATGGTCCTGGATCCAGAGTAGGCATTAGCTGTCAGTCTTGTTTACTTATTATTATCAAAGTGACTAAAACAGGTTTTCATTCAGCGGAAACCTTTCTCAGCAAAATATAGTACACGTAGGTTGGGTTATAATACACGTACGTGATAAGTTATCTGTATGTGTAACGTACGCGATAAGTTATCTGTATGTGTAACGTACGTGATAAGTTACCTGTATGTGTTATGTACGTGATGTTACCTGTATCTGTAACGTACGTGATAAGTTATCTGTATGTGTAACGTACGCAATAAGTTATCTGTATGTGTAACGTACGTGATAAGTTATCTGTATGTGTAACGTATGCAATAAGTTATCTGTATGTGTAACGTACGTGATAAGTTATCTGTATGTGTAACGTACGCAATAAGTTATCTGTATGTGTAACGTACGTGATAAGTTATCTGTATGTGTAACGTATGCAATAAGTTATCTGTATGTGTAACGTACGTGATAAGTTATCTGTATGTGTTATGTACGTGATAAGTTACCTGTATGTGTAACGTACGTGATAAGTTATCTGTATGTGTTATGTACGTGATAAGTTATCTGTATGTGTAACGTACGTGATAAGTTATCTGTATGTGTTATGTACGTGATGTTACCTGTATCTGTAACGTACGTGATAAGTTATCTGTATGTGTAACGTACGTGATAAGTTATCTGTATGTGTAACGTACGCAATAAGTTATCTGTATGTGTTATGTACGTGATGTTACCTGTATCTGTAACGTACGTGATAAGTTATCTGTATGTGTAACGTACGCAATAAGTTATCTGTATGTGTTATGTACGTGATGTTACCTGTATCTGTAACGTACGTGATAAGTTATCTGTATGTGTAACGTACGTGATAAGTTATCTGTATGTGTAACGTACGCAATAAGTTATCTGTATGTGTTATGTACGTGATGTTACCTGTATCTGTAACGTACGTGATAAGTTATCTGTATGTGTAACGTACGTGATAAGTTACCTGTATGTGTAACGTACGCAATAAGTTATCTGTATGTGTTATGTACGTGATAAGTTATCTGTATGTGTAACGTACGTGTGCCACATTTGATACACAAGACCCGTGTTTCACATGTTACATGTACGTGGTGTTTTTATACCGTTTACATACGCGCGAGCACATAcattaaacatacatatacGTTCATAACACATACAAGCATTGGACGTaatattattgtacatgcacatgaatgatagtaaaaaaaaaattggagaaattttatataattttcacaaaattaCATAAAGGTCGCACTTTTTTAttcttgaaatttatttttcttcatttcaaaCATACTCAGCATTTTATCCATGGTTGAAACTTAAAGAAATTTTACTCCTTAGTGACATGATATCTTTCAATCACGTGATAAATGTTCTGCCTCTCCTTTTATCTAATGACTGTTTAGGTGGGTACTTTGCTCTCACGGTGTTGCTTCAGTCTGATTAatatcaaacctctcacttcgctcgatatacggacaatTGCAGCGATTGTtcgtatatcgagcgaagtgagaggtttgattttaatcagactggatGTTGCTTTGGAACGCAATAGTGCCCGAACGACAGCTCTTAGTTTCCCAGCAAAGGTGATTCTTGCGAGTGTTGTGGTCCATGGACCTGTTGTTAGTTTCAGCTAACTAGCTTTCATGCAGTCTTGAACCCTCATATTTCCATATCACAAGCTATATTTCTACAATGCATATACACCAAAATATTCAATACCAGAAATTTGCCTTAAACTTTTAATCACACAAATGCAAAGAAGTATTCCACTTTTATTTAGTATATTTCATCATGATAAAGAATTGAACACTACATACCATTGTATCCAGGTGATTGGTCATTACCTAGAAGTGGATGatagaaaacaaaattcagTCTCCAAGTTTCAAAACTGGCATTGTCTTCAGTGATATTACAAAGATAATGTATGATAAACTTCACTAtcatgagttatctttcttccAAGAAGTTGCAGACAGCAGTAATCATTGATGCCCCTTGGCTGGCCCTGAAAAGTTCCTGTATATAAGTCATAGATACCATCAGAACCCCCTCTCTGATGTGCCAGCTATAGATGCTTGAAGTTGATATCCTTATAGTTTTTCACAAGTTTTCAGAAATACTAGTAATACGATTTTTCAGCAATGGCAATAGAGTAGTTTATGTCTTTCCTGTTTTGCATTTGTTTTACTAAATTTATAATGTTCTTAAAAGCAAAAGTGTAATTAATATAAGTCAATATTGCGATACtcaacaacattgtctttgtgtaacgaacttggcattaattccctTTTAGTAATCCTACTTGTACtctaactgccctttcaaaagatgaaattctttaaTATCGcgtttcaattttaaacacatttaatatccaagTCAATGGGGCGAATGAATATAAGTTgctgtacctatactggattcctaaacttcacaaaaacccttacagatgcattgctggatccagtataAATGTTTTtccaagcctctatctttgctccaTATGAAATtattaactgctgtgaaggagaCACTTCAAACTTATTACGCTACAACATATGCCAGATgtggattaaaaaaaacctcaataaatttgaaataaaaaaccttTTTTCAAAccaacaatatcaaaacatatgGCTTTTCAgcactttacacaaccattcctcacaacaaattaaagactatagactttttaacatcatagacagttgcttcttcaacaaaaatggaaaaatctTGTGAtgagtcattcaaaaaattacttagTTAATTAAACACCACCCTGATTTTGcacacaagtactctaaagtgATAATAAAAAGGTGTCAAGTTCCTCACTGACATCattttcgtagtctttggtgatcaggtattccaacagtcagttggaattcccatgCGCACGAGTTGTGCTCCATTCttagctgatctgtttctatattcttacgaggcagaatttattcaaaagcttttacacgagaagaaaaaaatatcttgctgtggccttaaactcgacatttagatacatcgccgacgttttgtctattaccaatagtcattttcattcatatgtcgattcgatatatcccagtaaactcgaaataagacaccagAGTCTTcaacatctgcttcgtacttagatatttttaacACATATATAAtagcggcaaactaacaactcaactttgtgacaaacggggttcagcttctccatcgtcaactttccatatatatgtaatagcattccattatcacctgcatatgatgtttatgtctctcaactgattcgatacgcaagagcttgttctgcttgtgatcagtttttaaatcgagccaGGCTAttaacaagttgatgttacaggggttccaacagtctcgtttaaaatcagcatttcgcaatttctatggtcgttataacgatcaagtttgccaatacaatccgtcattgggtcaattgctgtctggcgtgtttcataccaattgttaggccgttctttacacaccgattttgacAGCGGATTAATTtctttacctgatcgagatttAGGGCTCATGGCGAAAGTGACCGTTCGGcatgggatgcttacccctcttAAGCATTTGATcacacttctggtgtgtccagggatccgtatttgcccaagtcttaattttattttccttttaggtgttatgagattgatcaccgttagttatcttcaccttttcatgatgTAAATAAATACTCGTATATGCAACAAAGCGAGACTATTACCAATCCAGACAAGTGAAGCTTGCAGTTATCCTGCGTCCTGCTGTTCATCTTTTGACGAAAAATTCAACTCCATCTTTTTTTCTGGTTTCAGAGAGTTTGGAACAAAGTGTGCAAAGTGTTACAGAACTATACAGTCCACGGACTGGGTGAGGCGCGCGCGGGAAAATGTCTACCATTTGGCCTGCTTTGCATGCGACAGTTGCAAACGGCAGTTATCTACAGGGGAAGAATTCGCTTTACATGGGGACAGAGTCCTGTGTAAAAGTCACTACATGGAGCTTCTAGAGGGCGGATCAAGTAAAGGTAGAAACTCACTTTTAAATAAAGATAAATGGGTTTTAGCATTTGTAAATTGTCTACGTTTTAATAGAATATTTAAcgatatactttttttttagaTTCTGAGTGTAGTCAGAAATCAAAAGCGAAGCGTGTGAGAACAACATTCACCGAGGACCAACTCCAGGTGCTACAGGCCAACTTCCAGTTAGACAGTAATCCAGATGGTCAAGACTTGGAACGCATAGCACAAATCACTGGTCTCAGCAAGCGCGTGACGCAAGTGTGGTTCCAAAACTCACGCGCACGTCAGAAAAAGCAGCAACAGGGCGGTGAACACACTAGTCCCTCCTCCAACTCCTCCCCGTCCAAACCACACAGTAAGTTCCGTCCAAACCACACAGTAAGTTCCGTCCAAACCACACAATAAGTTCTGTCCAAACCACACAGTAAGTTCTGTCCAAACCACACAGTAAGTTCTGTCCAAACCACACAGTAAGTTCCGTCCAAACCACATAGTAAGTTCCGTCCAAACCACATAGTAAGTTCCGTCCACACAGTAAGTTCCGTCCAAACCACAAAATAAGTTCTGTCCAAACCACATAGTAAGTTCCGTCCAAACCACATAGTAAGTTCCGTCCAAACCACACAGTAAGTTCCGTCCAAACCACAAAATAAGTTCTGTCCAAACCACACAGTAAGTTCTGTCCAAACCACACAGTAAGTTCTGTCCAAACCACACA is part of the Ostrea edulis chromosome 2, xbOstEdul1.1, whole genome shotgun sequence genome and harbors:
- the LOC125680184 gene encoding LIM/homeobox protein Awh-like, whose amino-acid sequence is MRITHRYGSDSELASYDHDEFTPSPGSEENPDKFLCTMMKSDGDLCYGCGDLITERFLLHVNGQAWHVGCLRCCICQIGLERQTSCFIREDNIYCRNDYSREFGTKCAKCYRTIQSTDWVRRARENVYHLACFACDSCKRQLSTGEEFALHGDRVLCKSHYMELLEGGSSKDSECSQKSKAKRVRTTFTEDQLQVLQANFQLDSNPDGQDLERIAQITGLSKRVTQVWFQNSRARQKKQQQGGEHTSPSSNSSPSKPHSPQHWLNGSDSQHSDSYSFSD